In a genomic window of Primulina huaijiensis isolate GDHJ02 chromosome 10, ASM1229523v2, whole genome shotgun sequence:
- the LOC140985955 gene encoding uncharacterized protein, with protein sequence MSTKTVRKGSKIIRYIKAPGRILARARDFYVNRMMRCAGHVGQSSAIGCSAPQFSTLPRSFSVNSSYSTTSEEDFRELIRAASTRSLSGKIDSELLRVKRPSQLRVVGGGVAVVPRSHTVTIGRIDEDKPCEFGVSEVDSVPRSRSYAGWWGKR encoded by the coding sequence ATGAGCACAAAAACAGTTCGCAAAGGGAGCAAGATCATCAGATACATAAAGGCGCCAGGCAGGATTCTTGCCCGAGCCCGAGATTTCTACGTCAACAGGATGATGCGCTGCGCCGGGCACGTGGGACAGAGCAGCGCCATTGGCTGCTCGGCCCCGCAATTCTCCACCCTGCCCAGAAGCTTCAGCGTTAACTCATCGTATTCAACCACATCGGAGGAGGATTTCAGGGAGCTCATTCGGGCCGCCTCCACGCGCAGCCTCAGCGGGAAGATCGACTCGGAGCTTCTCCGGGTGAAGAGGCCGTCACAGCTTCGTGTTGTCGGCGGAGGCGTGGCAGTTGTGCCCAGGAGCCACACGGTTACTATCGGGAGGATCGACGAGGACAAGCCATGCGAATTCGGGGTTAGCGAGGTGGATTCCGTACCGAGGAGTAGAAGTTATGCAGGCTGGTGGGGAAAGAGGTAA